A single region of the Branchiostoma lanceolatum isolate klBraLanc5 chromosome 1, klBraLanc5.hap2, whole genome shotgun sequence genome encodes:
- the LOC136429394 gene encoding uncharacterized protein, translated as MASVCVKLFYLVLLGLCFSGVTGSTISDEVQELLRLLDPSAAAAYEGDIVGANGNAKGMYDGDIEGTGGTNGGTDGDTGGTDGGTDGGTGGTDGDTEGMDGDAQDTDGDALDTDGDAQDTDGDTQDTDGDAQDTDLGAEDTDGGAEDTDGGAEDTDGGAEDTDGDAQDTDGGAQDTDGGAQDTDGDAQDTDGEIEANDGNPEDTDGETEDTDGVAEDINVDTEVTDMDGDTEDTDKDTAEGIDGETKDTDGGIEANDGNAVYTAGETEGTDGDTEYTDHDGDTEADGEDTKNSAGDTEAIDGEDTEGTNWDPEDTEGVTEDINGETGVADMDGYTDDTDKETEDPDGEASDTDGETEGDTKGIDGDTGGSSEKTAEKRRQAFEDYAGLVRTLAKKNLARGTGTDGLAFQQSRSQNSGSSACEVPLDLFFLLDGSRSVKAANFNKVKQFAVNVVNSFDVSTAATRVGVLQYSTSNALVFNLGGKADKSSTVSAINSISYQRGSGTMTGAALRYVRGNAAWRGGDIPKVMIVLTDGKSDDAVSGAAQNLVADGVEVFTIGVGNSDHAELLQVANNKQEHVIELTNFNALATKIKKIARDVCSYASSVYTGDHAFEVLRTANQHYRENEFFVIKARLPADGLSVSENWCRDYQRLCAQYGLRPTGCGESHVNHANFAKCRTEYNSDPYINNALGCHPNGGVAAVANRAFSTGATTSNSFGFSQCHPSYCKRRISQSRNGLYYTATSGIVYTVCKGSADACTNYVLPNGTMRSPCVNGDCVDGGYNNTGRFCKCNSGYGGDNCERDVDGCSPNPCDDEATCEDIAAPGTGAKCTCRPGFVGDGKSDGSGCEVPAPVTELSASTTCTNDYMELSIPEDQLTDINLNNLHWERDENCGASTNGSHYIFRTRLYGCGTQVTFGSRFVIFKNKINILGVHLNGGVITREGDIRITSKCKYERHEWVESTFLPIPGGLSFTEEGFGQLEVRLSMFPTRQYQSQYRANQYPIPLRLRQHIYMQLEVQGHGQRLSVLALNCKATMSPEPNDTLQYELIKDGCASDPTLQIYDVNNNSKERFGFEAFRFIREVKTVYVHCDVVVCNAANSGSRCSQGCVRSSRGKRATGEKVDMRGRHMIYQGPVILDEDKEASNTLRLVNDEETAPGRRSAPWATLAAGGGLMALALAVLGAAIVLKRSRREKWAYQGLPNMEEDGE; from the exons GCAGCACCATCTCTGATGAAGTGCAGGAACTTCTCCGTCTCCTTGATCCTTCGGCTGCGGCAGCTTATGAAGGAGACATTGTAGGCGCCAACGGAAACGCGAAAGGCATGTATGATGGAGACATCGAAGGCACTGGAGGCACCAATGGAGGCACCGATGGAGACACTGGAGGCACCGATGGAGGCACCGATGGAGGCACTGGAGGCACCGATGGAGACACTGAAGGGATGGACGGAGACGCTCAAGACACCGATGGAGACGCTCTAGACACCGATGGAGACGCTCAAGACACCGATGGAGACACTCAAGACACCGATGGAGACGCTCAAGACACCGATTTAGGCGCTGAAGACACCGATGGAGGCGCTGAAGACACCGATGGAGGCGCTGAAGACACCGATGGAGGCGCTGAAGACACCGATGGAGACGCTCAAGACACCGATGGAGGTGCTCAAGACACCGATGGAGGCGCTCAAGATACCGATGGAGACGCTCAAGACACCGATGGAGAGATTGAAGCCAACGATGGAAACCCCGAAGACACCGACGGAGAGACAGAAGACACAGATGGAGTCGCCGAAGATATCAACGTAGACACTGAAGTCACGGATATGGATGGGGACACTGAAGACACCGATAAGGACACCGCCGAAGGCATTGATGGAGAGACCAAAGACACCGATGGAGGCATTGAAGCCAACGATGGAAACGCCGTATACACTGCTGGAGAGACTGAAGGCACTGATGGAGACACTGAATACACTGATCATGATGGAGACACTGAAGCCGACGGGGAAGACACCAAAAACTCAGCTGGAGACACCGAAGCCATTGACGGAGAAGACACTGAAGGCACCAACTGGGACCCCGAAGACACCGAAGGAGTCACCGAAGATATCAATGGAGAGACGGGAGTCGCGGATATGGATGGATACACTGACGACACCGATAAAGAAACCGAAGATCCTGATGGAGAGGCAAGCGACACCGATGGAGAAACAGAGGGAGACACAAAAGGCATTGATGGAGACACCGGAGGGTCCTCAGAAAAAACAGCAGAAAAGAGGCGACAGGCTTTTGAGGACTATGCAGGCCTCGTGAGGACCTTGGCTAAAAAG AATTTAGCACGAGGCACCGGAACAGATGGGCTAGCCTTTCAACAGAGCCGCAGTCAAAATAGCG GTTCGTCAGCATGTGAGGTGCCATTGGACCTGTTCTTCCTTCTGGATGGATCTCGCAGCGTAAAAGCTGCAAACTTCAATAAAGTGAAGCAGTTTGCAGTCAATGTGGTCAACAGCTTCGACGTCAGCACGGCTGCCACTAGGGTTGGTGTTCTACAGTACTCTACAAGCAACGC CCTGGTGTTTAACCTGGGAGGTAAAGCGGACAAGTCGTCTACCGTGAGCGCCATCAACAGCATCTCGTACCAGAGAGGAAGTGGCACGATGACCGGCGCTGCTCTGCGGTACGTCCGTGGGAACGCAGCATGGAGGGGAGGAGACATCCCGAAA GTAATGATCGTGTTGACGGACGGAAAGTCGGATGATGCCGTGTCGGGGGCCGCTCAGAACCTGGTCGCGGACGGGGTGGAAGTCTTCACCATCGGAGTGGGCAACTCTGATCATGCGGAACTCCTTCAGGTTGCCAACAACAAACAGGAACACGTGATTGAGTTGACAAACTTCAATGCCCTGGCAACGAAGATTAAGAAGATTGCTCGAGATGTCTGTTCCTATGCGTCATCCG TCTACACAGGAGACCACGCCTTTGAGGTCCTACGTACTGCAAACCAACATTATCGAGAGAACGAGTTCTTTGTCATCAAGGCGCGGCTGCCGGCAGACGGTCTGTCTGTCTCGGAAAACTGGTGCAGGGATTACCAACGTCTCTGCGCGCAGTACGGATTGAGACCAACCGGCTGTGGGGAATCACACGTTAACCATGCCAATTTTGCAAA GTGCAGGACTGAGTACAACTCCGACCCTTACATCAACAACGCGCTCGGCTGTCACCCAAATGGAGGTGTAGCAGCGGTGGCGAACAGGGCTTTCTCGACAGGGGCTACAACCAGCAATAGTTTCGGCTTTTCCCAATGTCATCCCAGCTACTGCAAACGTAGGATAAGCCAGAGCAGAAACGGTCTGTACTACACAGCAACAAGCGGGATTGTGTATACCGTGTGTAAAGGCTCAGCAG ACGCTTGTACCAATTACGTCTTGCCGAATGGGACAATGAGGAGTCCATGTGTGAATGGTGACTGTGTGGACGGAGGATACAACAACACCGGCAGGTTCTGCAAGTGTAACTCAGGATACGGAGGAGACAACTGTGAAAGAG ATGTCGACGGCTGCTCTCCCAACCCGTGTGATGACGAGGCTACCTGTGAAGACATCGCGGCTCCCGGGACCGGAGCGAAGTGTACCTGTCGGCCTGGGTTTGTGGGCGACGGAAAATCAGATGGATCCGGCTGTGAAG TGCCTGCACCTGTAACTGAATTGTCAG CCTCTACCACCTGCACCAATGACTACATGGAGCTGTCGATTCCCGAGGATCAACTGACGGACATCAACTTGAACAACCTTCACTGGGAGCGTGACGAGAACTGTGGTGCCTCAACTAACGGCAGTCACTACATATTCCGTACACGGCTGTACGGATGCGGAACTCAG GTTACCTTCGGCTCGAGGTTCGTCATATTCAAGAACAAAATCAACATCCTGGGTGTCCACTTGAACGGCGGGGTCATCACCCGAGAGGGCGACATCCGGATCACCTCTAA ATGCAAGTACGAGCGCCATGAATGGGTGGAGTCAACCTTCCTCCCGATCCCTGGCGGACTGAGCTTTACGGAGGAGGGGTTCGGGCAGCTGGAGGTTCGTCTCTCCATGTTCCCCACACGGCAGTACCAGAGTCAATACCGCGCTAACCAATACCCCATCCCCCTCCGGCTGCGGCAGCACATCTACATGCAGCTGGAAGTGCAGGGACACGGGCAGAGACTCTCCGTCCTGGCGCTGAACTGCAAGGCAACCATGTCACCTGAACCCAACGACACCCTACAGTATGAACTCATCAAGGACGG TTGTGCCTCTGACCCCACCCTGCAAATCTACGATGTTAACAACAACAGCAAGGAACGCTTTGGTTTTGAGGCGTTCCGCTTCATCAGGGAGGTGAAGACGGTGTACGTGCACTGTGACGTGGTGGTCTGCAACGCCGCTAATTCTGGGTCCCGCTGCTCGCAG GGTTGCGTCCGGAGCTCGAGGGGCAAAAGAGCTACTGGTGAGAAGGTGGACATGAGGGGACGTCACATGATCTACCAGGGACCAGTCATTCTGGATGAGGACAAAGAAG CTTCTAACACTCTGCGCCTGGTGAATGACGAGGAGACCGCTCCTGGCCGCCGCAGTGCACCCTGGGCCACGCTGGCTGCCGGAGGAGGTCTGATGGCGCTTGCCCTTGCCGTGCTGGGCGCGGCCATCGTGCTGAAGCGGTCCCGCCGGGAGAAGTGGGCCTACCAGGGTCTGCCCAACATGGAAGAGGACGGAGAGTAG